Proteins from a single region of Nomascus leucogenys isolate Asia chromosome 2, Asia_NLE_v1, whole genome shotgun sequence:
- the LOC115838598 gene encoding uncharacterized protein LOC115838598 isoform X2, translating into MARDPKAGPAWPGQKKQCGTGVFWALPRHRKDLKLLLQGPQSFPPRSGPSCLFACSPTPPDTGAMGCLVCGTMNTRGSPCSSTTCLSRSGGPTWAWVSGVASVPNGPPGTATSPLGRKSVNGGHSDTCIAREELGGHTSCQGRPQSSAWAPTLVPLPAVPTEELHDIQGELQQIKAQVDSLLQSLECMDQQQVPPAGGEPRRRPGQPGSSRNPSRLISSRHSGIDGSLSGVVGFEGHLSTHAN; encoded by the exons GGCCCTCCCCAGGCACAGGAAGGACCTGAAGCTCCTGCTGCAGGGCCCCCAGAGCTTCCCGCCCAGGTCGGGACCCAGCTGTCTCTTTGCATGCTCCCCGACCCCTCCCGACACAGGTGCCATGGGGTGCTTGGTGTGTG GGACTATGAATACCAGAGGATCCCCCTGCTCATCAACCACATGCCTGTCAAGATCCGGAGGGCCCACATGGGCATGGGTGTCAGGAGTGGCTTCAGTCCCCAACGGGCCTCCAGGAACAGCTACCAGCCCTCTGGGCAGAAAAAGTGTGAATGGGGGCCACAGTGACACCTGCATTGCTAGGGAGGAGCTGGGTGGCCACACCAGCTGTCAGGGCAGGCCCCAGAGCTCAGCGTGGGCACCAACCCTGGTCCCTCTCCCCGCAGTCCCCACCGAGGAGCTACATGACATCCAGGGGGAGCTGCAGCAGATCAAAGCCCAGGTGGACAGCCTGCTGCAAAGTCTGGAGTGCATGGACCAGCAGCAGGTCCCACCCGCAG GTGGAGAACCACGCAGACGACCAGGACAGCCAGGAAGCAGCAGGAACCCCTCCAGGCTCATCAGCTCCAGGCATTCTGGGATAGATGGCTCCTTGTCTGGCGTAGTAGGTTTTGAAGGCCACCTTAGCACCCATGCAAACTGA
- the LOC115838598 gene encoding uncharacterized protein LOC115838598 isoform X3 produces the protein MARDPKAGPAWPGQKKQCGTGVFWALPRHRKDLKLLLQGPQSFPPRSGPSCLFACSPTPPDTGAMGCLVCGTMNTRGSPCSSTTCLSRSGGPTWAWVSGVASVPNGPPGTATSPLGRKIPTEELHDIQGELQQIKAQVDSLLQSLECMDQQQVPPAVARTGALVARAPHAALSPCRSPRVRGLVQRQMATRVAQTRSGQWRTTQTTRTARKQQEPLQAHQLQAFWDRWLLVWRSRF, from the exons GGCCCTCCCCAGGCACAGGAAGGACCTGAAGCTCCTGCTGCAGGGCCCCCAGAGCTTCCCGCCCAGGTCGGGACCCAGCTGTCTCTTTGCATGCTCCCCGACCCCTCCCGACACAGGTGCCATGGGGTGCTTGGTGTGTG GGACTATGAATACCAGAGGATCCCCCTGCTCATCAACCACATGCCTGTCAAGATCCGGAGGGCCCACATGGGCATGGGTGTCAGGAGTGGCTTCAGTCCCCAACGGGCCTCCAGGAACAGCTACCAGCCCTCTGGGCAGAAAAA TCCCCACCGAGGAGCTACATGACATCCAGGGGGAGCTGCAGCAGATCAAAGCCCAGGTGGACAGCCTGCTGCAAAGTCTGGAGTGCATGGACCAGCAGCAGGTCCCACCCGCAG TGGCAAGAACAGGGGCCCTGGTAGCAAGGGCTCCTCATGCAGCTCTGAGCCCCTGCAGAAGCCCTAGAGTGAGGGGGCTGGTCCAGAGGCAGATGGCTACGAGGGTGGCACAGACACGGAGCGGACA GTGGAGAACCACGCAGACGACCAGGACAGCCAGGAAGCAGCAGGAACCCCTCCAGGCTCATCAGCTCCAGGCATTCTGGGATAGATGGCTCCTTGTCTGGCGTAGTAGGTTTTGA
- the LOC115838598 gene encoding uncharacterized protein LOC115838598 isoform X1 has protein sequence MARDPKAGPAWPGQKKQCGTGVFWALPRHRKDLKLLLQGPQSFPPRSGPSCLFACSPTPPDTGAMGCLVCGTMNTRGSPCSSTTCLSRSGGPTWAWVSGVASVPNGPPGTATSPLGRKSVNGGHSDTCIAREELGGHTSCQGRPQSSAWAPTLVPLPAVPTEELHDIQGELQQIKAQVDSLLQSLECMDQQQVPPAVARTGALVARAPHAALSPCRSPRVRGLVQRQMATRVAQTRSGQWRTTQTTRTARKQQEPLQAHQLQAFWDRWLLVWRSRF, from the exons GGCCCTCCCCAGGCACAGGAAGGACCTGAAGCTCCTGCTGCAGGGCCCCCAGAGCTTCCCGCCCAGGTCGGGACCCAGCTGTCTCTTTGCATGCTCCCCGACCCCTCCCGACACAGGTGCCATGGGGTGCTTGGTGTGTG GGACTATGAATACCAGAGGATCCCCCTGCTCATCAACCACATGCCTGTCAAGATCCGGAGGGCCCACATGGGCATGGGTGTCAGGAGTGGCTTCAGTCCCCAACGGGCCTCCAGGAACAGCTACCAGCCCTCTGGGCAGAAAAAGTGTGAATGGGGGCCACAGTGACACCTGCATTGCTAGGGAGGAGCTGGGTGGCCACACCAGCTGTCAGGGCAGGCCCCAGAGCTCAGCGTGGGCACCAACCCTGGTCCCTCTCCCCGCAGTCCCCACCGAGGAGCTACATGACATCCAGGGGGAGCTGCAGCAGATCAAAGCCCAGGTGGACAGCCTGCTGCAAAGTCTGGAGTGCATGGACCAGCAGCAGGTCCCACCCGCAG TGGCAAGAACAGGGGCCCTGGTAGCAAGGGCTCCTCATGCAGCTCTGAGCCCCTGCAGAAGCCCTAGAGTGAGGGGGCTGGTCCAGAGGCAGATGGCTACGAGGGTGGCACAGACACGGAGCGGACA GTGGAGAACCACGCAGACGACCAGGACAGCCAGGAAGCAGCAGGAACCCCTCCAGGCTCATCAGCTCCAGGCATTCTGGGATAGATGGCTCCTTGTCTGGCGTAGTAGGTTTTGA
- the EXOSC6 gene encoding exosome complex component MTR3, whose protein sequence is MPGDHRRIRGPEESQSPQLYAADEEEEAPAARDPTRLRPVYARAGLLSQAKGSAYLEAGGTKVLCAVSGPRQAEGGERGGGPAGAGGEAPAALRGRLLCDFRRAPFAGRRRRAPPGGCEERELALALQEALEPAVRLGRYPRAQLEVSALLLEDGGSALAAALTAAALALADAGVEMYDLVVGCGLSLAPGPAPTWLLDPTRLEEERAAAGLTVALMPVLNQVAGLLGSGEGGLTESWAEAVRLGLEGCQRLYPVLQQSLVRAARRRGAAAQP, encoded by the coding sequence ATGCCGGGGGACCACCGCCGCATCCGCGGCCCTGAAGAATCGCAGTCGCCGCAGCTGTACGCGGCcgacgaggaggaggaggccccCGCCGCCCGCGACCCAACGCGGCTGCGGCCCGTGTACGCGCGCGCCGGGCTGCTGAGCCAGGCCAAGGGCTCGGCCTACCTGGAGGCGGGAGGTACTAAGGTGCTGTGTGCCGTGTCGGGCCCGCGACAGGCCGAGGGCGGCGAGCGCGGCGGCGGCCCGGCCGGAGCAGGCGGCGAGGCCCCGGCCGCGCTGCGCGGTCGCCTGCTCTGCGACTTCCGCCGCGCGCCCTTCGCGGGCCGCCGGCGCCGCGCTCCCCCGGGCGGCTGCGAGGAGCGTGAGCTGGCGCTGGCGCTGCAGGAGGCGCTGGAGCCGGCTGTGCGCCTGGGCCGCTACCCGCGCGCGCAGCTGGAGGTGTCGGCGCTGCTGCTGGAGGACGGTGGCTCGGCCCTGGCCGCCGCGCTCACCGCCGCCGCGCTCGCCTTGGCTGACGCGGGCGTGGAGATGTACGACCTGGTGGTGGGCTGCGGCCTGAGCCTCGCGCCTGGGCCCGCGCCCACCTGGTTGCTGGACCCCACGCGGCTCGAGGAAGAGCGCGCCGCCGCCGGCCTCACCGTGGCGCTCATGCCCGTGCTGAATCAGGTGGCTGGGCTGCTGGGCAGCGGCGAGGGCGGCCTGACCGAGAGCTGGGCGGAGGCCGTACGCCTGGGCCTCGAGGGCTGCCAGCGCCTCTACCCCGTGCTGCAGCAGAGTCTGGTGCGGGCCGCCCGCCGCAGGGGCGCCGCCGCCCAGCCCTGA